One window of the Ictidomys tridecemlineatus isolate mIctTri1 chromosome 11, mIctTri1.hap1, whole genome shotgun sequence genome contains the following:
- the Ppie gene encoding peptidyl-prolyl cis-trans isomerase E isoform X1: protein MATTKRVLYVGGLAEEVDDKVLHAAFIPFGDITDIQIPLDYETEKHRGFAFVEFELAEDAAAAIDNMNESELFGRTIRVNLAKPMRIKEGSSRPVWSDDDWLKKFSGKTLEENKEEEGSEPPKAEAQEGEPTAKKARSNPQVYMDIKIGNKPAGRIQMLLRSDVVPMTAENFRCLCTHEKGFGFKGSSFHRIIPQFMCQGGDFTNHNGTGGKSIYGKKFDDENFILKHTGPGLLSMANSGPNTNGSQFFLTCDKTDWLDGKHVVFGEITEGLDVLRQIEAQGSKDGKPKQKVIIADCGEYM, encoded by the exons ATGGCCACTACCAAACGCGTGCTGTACGTGG GTGGACTGGCAGAGGAGGTGGACGACAAAGTTCTTcatgctgcttttattccttttggAGACATCACAGATATTCAGATTCCTCTGGATTATGAAACAG AAAAGCATCGAGGATTTGCTTTTGTTGAATTTGAATTGGCAGAG GATGCTGCAGCAGCTATTGACAACATG AATGAATCTGAGCTCTTTGGACGGACAATTCGTGTCAATTTGGCAAAACCAATGAGAATTAAGGAGGGCTCTTCCAGACCAG TTTGGTCAGATGATGACTGGTTGAAGAAATTTTCTGGGAAGACTCTTGAAGAgaataaagaggaagaagggTCAGAGCCTCCCAAAGCAGAAGCCCAGGAG gGCGAGCCCACTGCAAAAAAGGCCCGGTCAAATCCTCAAGTGTACATGGACATCAAGATTGGAAACAAACCAGCTGGCCGCATCCAGATGCTCTTGCGTTCTGATGTTGTGCCCATGACAGCAG AGAATTTCCGTTGCCTGTGTACCCATGAAAAGGGCTTTGGCTTCAAGGGAAGCAGCTTCCACCGCATCATCCCCCAGTTCATGTGCCAGGGTGGTGATTTCACAAACCACAACGGCACTGGGGGAAAGTCCATCTATGGGAAGAAGTTTGATGATGAGAACTTTATCCTCAAACACACAGGACCAG GCCTACTCTCCATGGCCAACTCTGGCCCAAACACCAACGGCTCCCAGTTCTTTCTGACCTGTGACAAGACAGATTGGCTGGATGGCAAGCACGTAGTGTTCGGGGAGATTACTGAAGGTCTGGATGTCTTGCGGCAAATTGAG GCCCAGGGCAGCAAAGATGGGAAGCCAAAGCAGAAGGTGATCATCGCCGACTGTGGGGAGTACATGTGA
- the Ppie gene encoding peptidyl-prolyl cis-trans isomerase E isoform X2 codes for MNESELFGRTIRVNLAKPMRIKEGSSRPVWSDDDWLKKFSGKTLEENKEEEGSEPPKAEAQEGEPTAKKARSNPQVYMDIKIGNKPAGRIQMLLRSDVVPMTAENFRCLCTHEKGFGFKGSSFHRIIPQFMCQGGDFTNHNGTGGKSIYGKKFDDENFILKHTGPGLLSMANSGPNTNGSQFFLTCDKTDWLDGKHVVFGEITEGLDVLRQIEAQGSKDGKPKQKVIIADCGEYM; via the exons ATG AATGAATCTGAGCTCTTTGGACGGACAATTCGTGTCAATTTGGCAAAACCAATGAGAATTAAGGAGGGCTCTTCCAGACCAG TTTGGTCAGATGATGACTGGTTGAAGAAATTTTCTGGGAAGACTCTTGAAGAgaataaagaggaagaagggTCAGAGCCTCCCAAAGCAGAAGCCCAGGAG gGCGAGCCCACTGCAAAAAAGGCCCGGTCAAATCCTCAAGTGTACATGGACATCAAGATTGGAAACAAACCAGCTGGCCGCATCCAGATGCTCTTGCGTTCTGATGTTGTGCCCATGACAGCAG AGAATTTCCGTTGCCTGTGTACCCATGAAAAGGGCTTTGGCTTCAAGGGAAGCAGCTTCCACCGCATCATCCCCCAGTTCATGTGCCAGGGTGGTGATTTCACAAACCACAACGGCACTGGGGGAAAGTCCATCTATGGGAAGAAGTTTGATGATGAGAACTTTATCCTCAAACACACAGGACCAG GCCTACTCTCCATGGCCAACTCTGGCCCAAACACCAACGGCTCCCAGTTCTTTCTGACCTGTGACAAGACAGATTGGCTGGATGGCAAGCACGTAGTGTTCGGGGAGATTACTGAAGGTCTGGATGTCTTGCGGCAAATTGAG GCCCAGGGCAGCAAAGATGGGAAGCCAAAGCAGAAGGTGATCATCGCCGACTGTGGGGAGTACATGTGA